One region of Dehalococcoidia bacterium genomic DNA includes:
- a CDS encoding TenA family transcriptional regulator has protein sequence MLSTQALLNQQAPLWQQATRHPFLDGVRDGSLPAAALDRWLVQDERFVDALLRFQAALLPRAPRPDQLVIAQGLLALAEELHWFEGIARERGLQLGAPLLPACREYIAYLDELTAEPGASYPTLITALWTAERAYFDAWQGARPGAPAFRAFVEHWTVAAFAEYVAGLAQAADRALAAAPEEQRGGAAAFRRVAALEQGFWQMAFAG, from the coding sequence ATGCTGAGCACGCAGGCATTGCTCAATCAGCAGGCGCCGCTCTGGCAGCAGGCTACGCGGCATCCCTTCCTCGACGGCGTGCGCGACGGCAGCCTGCCCGCGGCCGCGCTCGATCGCTGGCTGGTGCAGGATGAGCGCTTCGTGGACGCGCTGTTGCGCTTTCAGGCCGCCTTGCTGCCGCGGGCGCCGCGCCCGGATCAGCTCGTGATCGCGCAGGGCCTGCTGGCCCTGGCCGAAGAGCTGCACTGGTTCGAGGGGATCGCCCGCGAGCGCGGTCTGCAACTCGGGGCGCCGTTGCTTCCCGCCTGCCGCGAGTACATCGCCTACCTCGACGAGTTGACCGCCGAGCCGGGCGCCTCCTACCCCACGCTGATCACGGCGCTGTGGACGGCCGAGCGCGCCTATTTCGACGCCTGGCAGGGTGCGCGGCCCGGCGCACCCGCGTTCCGCGCCTTCGTCGAACACTGGACGGTCGCTGCTTTCGCCGAGTACGTCGCCGGCCTGGCGCAAGCGGCGGATCGCGCCCTCGCCGCCGCGCCGGAGGAGCAGAGGGGCGGGGCGGCGGCGTTTCGCCGTGTGGCCGCGCTCGAGCAGGGCTTCTGGCAGATGGCTTTCGCCGGTTGA